TGCTTCATTTTTTGTATCCCCTGTTAATAACATCTGTTAATACtctgttagtaaaaaaaaataataaattaaaatattataaattaaaatttaaaaaataagtaataatataagaaaatgaattaaaaaatttccatcatattttagtttaaaaatttttttaaagctgaatgTTAGAtagtgttaaaataaagaatttttttgaacgTTAATTAATTGACTTTTAAGTATACATTTcacattaatattattcaatattcatCAATATTCAACTTGCCTCAATATTCGTATGAcacgaattttattatttgaaataaaagagcatttaaaatttagttccaCTAACAGCTCTTCCTTCTGCTacattttccattttgttaGCGACCATTTATTAAGCTTTATTTCTATACACTTTATACTATATGCtctatactttttactttatttcgaTATACtttctatatattatatactttgaATTAGAGCAAGTTTAGCGATTTATAGTATAAACTTGactattataaaagttatgaaatattctttttatatcaACTTGTAATATGAAATGGTAGATTTAACAAAggcttaaaatttttccatacaTGGTAATAGAGAAGATGTTTTttgcatcttttattttaataaagctaataatataaaaaatttattgatactACATGTTggtaaaaagaatgaaaatgctAAAACTGTAATGTTTACTGCTTCAggcaacttattatttttttttatttaaatatttttgaacactaCCAATAAAGGGCAACATAATGCtgattcaagaaaatattttacttattattttatgactCCAAGAGTTGTCCTGATGATATTTTTCCCCacaagtttaaaagttatacaaacaaattaccaaaagctattttattattccatcATAATCCCTGATCATTTTATTAGTCCTTCGCAACTTTAAATTCCTAATTGCTTCTTAATAACTTTACTTGACATACAAAAAAAGGTGGTCccaatgattttaatataagagattaatttatgaaaataaattagtttcaatataaagggattaatttaatatctcaatacaatatttaaaaggttttttttgtaataaaaaatgtaaagtaactTCACATAAATACATGCATATGGATGAAAACAAGTCCTTTATTGCTTGTCGTTTCTTagacatttataaatatcttatatacATTCTAAATACATTTCAGTAACATCTTTTGTATTTCCTAAGCATATCTCTTAGCATTCATCAGCGCTTCCGAGAGACCCTTTTGAAAATCGTAGCTTCCGTCGCTGGAAAGTGCCATAGCATTTACGCAAATGTACCACCAAAGAATTTTGACGCAAGATTTTCCTGGAGGACAACTGTAGTCTCCACCAGGACAACACACAGCATTGTCGAACGGCGCACACTTGTAGACCTGACTATCACCATAACAACATCCTGTAGaagaaagaatttataaattaaatatttttcaataaaagattttttcatcaataaagGCACCACGAACTAAAATTTGCatgtaatttaacaataatcaGATTGTGATTTTTTGCCGCATTTGATGTATATCTGGATATTACGAGAACTCCCACAGGTAAAAGGTTAGAATAACTGTAGTTACGAAGACtcactgtttttattttgaaaaaatcttaaattctgCTATTTGGAAAATTACCCACAGtctgaaaaatacaattataagtcagaaatacagaattttttattcagtgttAAAATATGGCTGAACTTTTGTGCAACTTTTGTGTTGTAAAAACTTTTGTGTACATTGCACTATgatgtatttgttttaaaggattaaattaaaatcttaaattccggtattagaaaaattaagcactgtctgaaaaatacaattaaaaatctgaaatatcgGATTTGCTATTCAGTGTTTAAACAtggctaaacttttttttaaatctataatagTTAAGTTACAATTTTAGTTACCAATCATATCTGATTCAAAAGTATCACCAATAATATCTGATAAGGTAAAGTCTTCGtcttattgttttaaacaaatagttttactgaaacaaattagttttttttagtttaaatcatatgctattgattgtttttagattttagaaCAATACTAGAGTAATTCCCATTATTATGACATAGAGTAAGAAAGAgcaaaatagtttgtttttaacataaaaacaacctgaaatttaatattaattatttcataaaatttttttatgttttgattctagaacatttgtttaaataataatgtgatTATCGAAACACATTAATCTtcctgataaattaaaaatattcgaagaaaataaaatttactataaataaagtCAGCTTAATTCAacctttttcagaaaaaaaaatttctataacttGTAGGCCATATTCGAGAATATTtgctaagtaaaaaatatcggtcatcatttttcaaaattgaaatatcgaataaaaattgcttcttaTTAAAACCGTAATTCAAAAATGCTTCTGAACTTTTTTGCGCTCTTGTAATTTCCGGAGCGgatccattttaaatttagtttcaacttCAAAGGCTCCTGCTAACttctttttatgcattattcttaatatatttcGACTTGCTGGTAATGTGAAATCTCAAAtacaagaaagataaaaaatttagtcatcATGAAAATTCTTGTCTAAAGCAGTGAAAACCTTCTCCCCTTTCGAAACTAATTCaaacatctatttaaatttaaacatcttcTTTTGTGACTGTATTCTTTTTCTCTTGTTGTGGAATTGCTGAAAGAGATTGggctattttcaaaacttgttatctcaaatattgaaagtatacttttagaatttttttgcagatattttaatgtaattaagtaactattaagatttgttttactaataaattttttttattcgtccACATAAAAATGGTAAGTTTCTTTAATAACTTATCCACAACTTtcaattaaagtgaaaaaatgaaaccgggttttaatcacatttataaattgtttaattattccAAGTGATGAAAGTGTATTATTAACTAATAAGAAACAGATCGCAATGCGTATTAgttctatttctaaaaatgtactgatattaattaaaaattgctcatatttttaagacatttttattagtttttaatttcaaaatattttgatagaacaaataaaatggattccacttgtaaaaaatactaaattcgaggtgaaaaatatttagattccCTACAAGATATCAAATTTCACTCACTGCCAACTCCAGGGCAAGATCCCCAGCCACAGGACTCTGCAGCAGCCCACGATGCCAAGCACAGGACGCCAACGACTACAAGTAGTACCTTCctatataaacaaacaaaaaagttaaaacaatacTTGGGAAACAAATAAgagctataaatatttttttaaataatttttaagtgttatcaagtctttataatttattcaaagaaggaattttaaaataaaattgaaaagaaaagaaaatcacttttcattaatgatttttaaaaaccctcTATTAAGAACAGTTTCGTAAAACTACAAGTCTATTGCTTGTGCTGGAAAAACTTTTTCACATTCGagtatttaatattcttaaaatttttatcggaATTGATTAACATGTAGCTTGCCTGTATAGCTAGCAGGTTGTCAAACAAATAGATATCGATGTAcgatatttgttttttgtttgactGTCTCTGGTAACATCTATGAAAGATATCGGAAGGAGATAAAGAAATTACACTATTTGCAGATTCATTGACTTTCCTTATTTTTGTACTtgtttaatatacatttttaaagctattttatttaattgaatgtttTCTCGGGCAAGTGATGTGTTTAAAGCActgttactaaaaataaatatatatataaaaaaaaatcattgcacaTAGCAGTATTTAGGCTAGACTAGgtttactgttttttattacatggctagaaatatctcataaaaatggttaattaaatatttattgaaatttttccatatttaaaccaaattattaaCTAACCATATATAAGATGATATTTATACTATTACCTGTGAGAAAAACCATGCTTTCACTTAATAAGCTTAAGCAATCAGAATTTTATGGTTTTAACTAGGCCCACTTAATGAAGACACGTAATTCCTTATAACTACGTACATACTGTAGCCGATAGAGATAATCTGTTAATCTCGTGATTGTCAGATCAGGGGTTAGAGTCCCCGCTTTGGCATCACAATATGTCAGTTATGCCCTTCTCATGAAGAGTTAAGTGTCCTGCTTTCCCCAATTTCTAACCCTTGTCTATTAGACTATTATATTCTCATTCACTCATATAtagcagcaccataaagctgctaaaCAATGTCCAGTTGAATTTCCTTTTcacaattttgaaaccatgctagtagTAAATGCTCAAAAACCCATATAGTTTTGTACtgatggttttttaaccataccagttgaaatattgcttcaaaaccgtaaagataaaaaatattctttatcgTAAATTTTCCGGGAATTGGATGGACAGATTGCTGCCAATTATTTTACcgcaattttataataaaaattccactAGTGTACACTGTACAAAATATTGGCTAACAGTTGCCCTTAGTTTTGGTGAAGTAAActaaactcttttttaaatacagaactGTTGTTAcagtggaaaaaattaaattaaattgtcaaAATCAGAATTGTTTGAAAGCAATAAGGGCGAAAAAATTGCCAACGATTCGCTTGTTTCTTAGTTTTGCAATGCAGCTATGAAATTCATTctaattcaattgaaaatatgtGTTGTTTGTAAACAAACTCACaaagaatgattaaataaataaattaaactataacgaaaagaaagtaaataaaaaaaatgcgccaacatacactttaaaaattttcagtttacatcAATGGTGGCAACTACTCACTAAAGTTTTCTACAGTGTGATTAAACAATATGTTTCGTCCCTGACATAAGTTTCTGttcaaaatattgctttcaGTTTGGTATTGCCAATTAAAGTTGATAAAATGGttacaaaattgaaagtttaaacagtctcacttttattattagcaaattataaaatagtattattattattagatttttatgattaaactaaaattaaatttttctttattactgtttgtatatattaaaagttcatttatttttcttcgcaGTTTGATCGTCATCGATAACGTACAGTTGCAAAGTAAAGTCTCATACAGTCTCACATTTACTGTTAGCAAAtaataaagttgattttttgtagttaaacgaaaacgaaattttacacattatcagaaataaaactatcaCTTTTGATGATTCAACAATCCTTGGacagtatttc
Above is a window of Parasteatoda tepidariorum isolate YZ-2023 chromosome 5, CAS_Ptep_4.0, whole genome shotgun sequence DNA encoding:
- the LOC122268278 gene encoding uncharacterized protein, with translation MKVLLVVVGVLCLASWAAAESCGWGSCPGVGRCCYGDSQVYKCAPFDNAVCCPGGDYSCPPGKSCVKILWWYICVNAMALSSDGSYDFQKGLSEALMNAKRYA